TCTATTCTTGTAAGGATTATGAATGATATTAACTCTCTTCAAGATTTATTTACCAACGGGGTAGTTAACCTATTTATGGACCTCTTATTGTTAGTGGGAATTGTGGTTATATTATTTTCTCTCAGTCCTGCTTTGACATGTGCTGTTTTAGTCATTTTACCGATTATGTTTTTGATTTCTACAAAGCTGAGAAGAAGAATCCGTCGGTCATGGCAAGTTGTTCGTATGAAGCAGTCAGTATTAAATTCACATTTAAATGAGAGTATTCAAGGCATTCGCGTTACTCAGTCATTTGCTCAAGAACAAGAAAATATGCTGTTTTTTGATCGCATAAACAGTGAAAATTACGAGAGCTGGAGGCAAGCTACTCGAAAAAATGCCATGTTTCGACCGTTTGTAGAATTCACAAATGCTGTCGGAACGGCCATTTTAATTTGGTTCGGTGCCGCACTTATCCAAGATGAGCGGCTAACAATTGGTATTTTTGTATCATTTGCTTTTTATCTCGGGATGTTTTGGGAACCGATTTCTCGTTTAGGGCAAGTGTACAATCAATTATTAATGGGAATGGCTTCATCCGAGCGCATTTTTGAATTTCTAGATGAAAAACCTCTCGTCGCAGATTTGGAAACCGCTACGTCTTTAGAGAATATGAAGGGGAAAGTTGAGTTCAAGCACGTCTCATTTTCTTATGATGGGAAGCGGAAAGCTCTAAACAACGTATCAATTGAAATAAAAGAAGGACAGACGGTTGCTTTAGTGGGGCATACTGGATCTGGAAAAACATCCATTGCTAATTTAATCACACGTTTTTATGATGTGAACGAAGGGCAGATTTTAATTGATAATATGCCTATTCAAGATATTACGTTAGCGAGTTTACGAGCACAAATTAGTATTGTGCTGCAAGAAACCTTTATTTTTTCAGGAACCATCACGGAGAATATTCGGTTTGGAAAACCGGATGCTACCGATGATGAAGTAATTAAGGCCGCAGAAGCGGTAGGGGCTGCAGATTTTATAAAGCGTCTGAAAAAAGGCTATGATACGGAAGTAGAAGAGCGAGGAAACGTCTTATCGGTGGGAGAGCGTCAATTGATTTCATTTGCTCGAACGCTGTTGGCTGATCCTCGTATTATCATTTTAGATGAAGCGACAGCAAGCATCGATACAGAAACAGAAGTGAAGATTCAACAAGCGCTTAAAACGCTGTTAAATAACAGAACGGCCATCATGATTGCTCATCGGCTATCGACTATACGAGAAGCAGATAACATCATTGTGTTAGACCACGGAAGCATTATTGAAACAGGCAATCACGGGGAACTTATGCAGCAAAAAGGCGTATATTATTACCTTGTTCAAACCCATGCTACAGCTTAAAAAGCAGAAGGAGCTGATCCTTCTGTTTTTCTATGAGAAATAGTAAAGACATATAAGCGTTGTTAACGGGAAAATGAGGTTGATACAAAAGAATTGTGGTAAAATAACGGTAGTTCAGATTTTTTCCTGTACATAATGGAGGAATTCAAATGAAAAAAGAATTTGCAGTCATCGGATTAGGTAGATTTGGTGGAAGTATTTGTAAAACATTAAGCGATCAAGGAATGGAAGTTCTGGCGATTGACATTGATGAAGAAAAGGTAAATGAGTATGCTAACGTTGCTTCGCATGCAGTAGTAGGCGATTCAATGGATGAAGGGGTTCTAAAAAGTTTAGGAATTCGTAATTTTGATCACGTTATCGTAGCTATTGGCGACAATATTCAGGCAAGTATTTTGACGACCCTTATACTAAAAGAGCTGGGGGTTGAAAAAATAACGGTAAAAGCGCAAAATGATTATCATGCCAAAGTATTATCAAAAATTGGCGCCAATTTTATCGTGCATCCCGAACGAGATATGGGACGAAGAATTGCCAATAACATGATTTCAAACAGCGTGCTGGATTATTTGGAGCTATCTGAAGAACACAGCATTGTCGAATTAGTAGCAAGCAAAAGAATGGCTGGTAATACGCTGATTGAGTTAGACATTCGTGCGAAATATGGTATTAACATTGTAGCCATTAAGCGTGATCGAGATATCATCGTTTCTCCTCAGGCGTCCGAAACGATACAAGAAGGAGACGTGTTGATTGTTATTGGAGCAGACGCAGATATCAACCGCTTCGAAAATAAATTTGCCAGTTCCTAATAAAAAAGAGCAGATGCAATTGCATCTGCTCTTTTTCTTTTATTAAACCTCCATAATGATTGGTAAAATCATTGGACGGCGCTTTGTTTTTTCGTAAAGGAATGGAGCCAATGTGTCTGTGATTTCATTTTTAATCTCAGACCATTGTGATGTACGACGTTCCATCACTTTGTTCAAGTGTTTTGTAATGAGGGACTGTGCATCATTAATTAAGTCGCCAGATTCGCGCATATAAACAAAACCACGAGAGATAATGTCTGGACCAGCAGCGATTTTGAAGTCTTTCATATTGATGCTTACAACGACAATAACAAGTCCTTCTTCAGATAAAATACGGCGGTCACGAAGTACGATATTTCCAATGTCACCAATTCCGCTTCCGTCAATATATACAGAGCCTGAAGGGATTTTTCCAGCTACTGAAGCTTCACTGTCGCTTAAAGCTAGCACCTCTCCATTATCCATAATGAAGCAGTTTTCTTCAGGAACTCCACAGTCTGTTGCAAGTTTGATGTGCATCTTCTGCATGCGATACTCACCGTGAATTGGCATAAAGTATTTTGGTTTCATCAAACGAAGCATTAATTTTTGCTCTTCCTGTCCGCCGTGTCCAGAAGTATGAATA
The genomic region above belongs to Priestia megaterium and contains:
- a CDS encoding ABC transporter ATP-binding protein yields the protein MAGEKNKVVRERFYYQTDQIIDKTFNWKQMARLFCYLHPYRKNLLPFSFLMVIITTVIRLAIPILIGVYTLDHAVKDKNSTLLMQLVFIIFSLYILSYIANVFRIKWMNQLGQHVIYDLRKHLFTHVQGLSHRFFDTRSGGSILVRIMNDINSLQDLFTNGVVNLFMDLLLLVGIVVILFSLSPALTCAVLVILPIMFLISTKLRRRIRRSWQVVRMKQSVLNSHLNESIQGIRVTQSFAQEQENMLFFDRINSENYESWRQATRKNAMFRPFVEFTNAVGTAILIWFGAALIQDERLTIGIFVSFAFYLGMFWEPISRLGQVYNQLLMGMASSERIFEFLDEKPLVADLETATSLENMKGKVEFKHVSFSYDGKRKALNNVSIEIKEGQTVALVGHTGSGKTSIANLITRFYDVNEGQILIDNMPIQDITLASLRAQISIVLQETFIFSGTITENIRFGKPDATDDEVIKAAEAVGAADFIKRLKKGYDTEVEERGNVLSVGERQLISFARTLLADPRIIILDEATASIDTETEVKIQQALKTLLNNRTAIMIAHRLSTIREADNIIVLDHGSIIETGNHGELMQQKGVYYYLVQTHATA
- a CDS encoding potassium channel family protein, with protein sequence MKKEFAVIGLGRFGGSICKTLSDQGMEVLAIDIDEEKVNEYANVASHAVVGDSMDEGVLKSLGIRNFDHVIVAIGDNIQASILTTLILKELGVEKITVKAQNDYHAKVLSKIGANFIVHPERDMGRRIANNMISNSVLDYLELSEEHSIVELVASKRMAGNTLIELDIRAKYGINIVAIKRDRDIIVSPQASETIQEGDVLIVIGADADINRFENKFASS